The Lacipirellula parvula genome window below encodes:
- the accB gene encoding acetyl-CoA carboxylase biotin carboxyl carrier protein encodes MASSGSNSEDVFDVRRVRRLVELMQEFELAEIDLRQAEQRIRLRKDQEPVVVQGGYAPAPMAAAPAPAPAAASPAAPAAAAPAAPAVETGHFIVSPMVGTFYVSSSPDSPAFVKIGDQVGPETVVCIVEAMKVFNELPAECSGKIVAVLVENGAAVEYGQKLFRVEK; translated from the coding sequence ATGGCTAGTAGTGGATCGAATTCTGAGGACGTCTTCGATGTGCGTCGCGTACGGCGGCTCGTCGAATTGATGCAGGAGTTCGAACTCGCGGAGATCGATCTGCGGCAAGCAGAACAGCGGATCCGCCTGCGGAAGGATCAAGAGCCGGTCGTGGTCCAGGGCGGTTACGCCCCGGCGCCGATGGCGGCCGCTCCAGCGCCGGCACCCGCGGCAGCATCCCCGGCGGCCCCTGCGGCTGCCGCCCCCGCGGCGCCTGCCGTCGAGACGGGACACTTCATTGTCAGCCCGATGGTCGGCACGTTCTACGTTTCGTCGAGCCCCGACTCGCCAGCCTTCGTGAAGATCGGCGATCAAGTCGGCCCCGAGACGGTCGTCTGCATCGTCGAAGCGATGAAGGTCTTCAATGAACTGCCGGCCGAATGCTCGGGCAAGATCGTCGCCGTGCTGGTCGAGAATGGCGCCGCCGTCGAATACGGCCAAAAGCTGTTCCGAGTCGAGAAGTAA
- a CDS encoding M24 family metallopeptidase encodes MSDRRQKLRRQLKQEGLDALLVTNFKNVTYLTGFTGDDSYLLVGKQGDVLISDQRYTTQLEQECPGLDLAIRGPGSKMLEFTAKAIEKSKATRLGIEGDSITVGVRNALAEALPKVELAPTSGWVEELRIIKDKEEIDRTRRACDQARRAFEVVRAKLTPEMTELQVAAELEYQARQFGAKGLSFEAIVAVGTRAALPHARPTTRRIGEDDFTLIDWGVNEGLYMSDLTRMVPTAKISPKLRKLYGVVLKAQLAGIEAIRPGVTCEEVDRAARSVIEKAGYGKQFGHGLGHGVGLEIHEAPRLAQGQTRELKPGMIITVEPGIYFPEWGGIRIEDDILVTRTGHEVLTSVTKDLDECLVA; translated from the coding sequence ATGTCTGATCGCCGCCAGAAGCTCCGCCGCCAGCTCAAGCAGGAGGGGCTCGACGCCCTGCTGGTGACGAACTTCAAGAACGTCACCTACCTCACCGGCTTCACCGGCGACGACAGCTACCTCCTCGTCGGCAAGCAGGGCGACGTGCTTATCAGCGATCAGCGCTACACGACCCAGCTAGAGCAGGAATGCCCTGGGCTCGATCTGGCCATCCGCGGCCCGGGCTCGAAGATGCTCGAGTTCACCGCCAAGGCCATCGAAAAGTCGAAGGCGACCCGGTTGGGGATCGAAGGGGACTCGATCACGGTGGGCGTCCGCAACGCCCTGGCCGAGGCGCTGCCGAAGGTCGAGCTCGCCCCCACCTCCGGCTGGGTCGAGGAACTCCGTATTATCAAGGATAAGGAGGAGATCGACCGTACCCGCCGGGCGTGCGACCAGGCTCGGCGGGCCTTCGAGGTCGTGCGGGCCAAGCTGACCCCCGAAATGACGGAACTCCAGGTGGCGGCAGAGCTTGAGTACCAGGCCCGGCAGTTCGGGGCCAAGGGGCTCAGCTTCGAGGCGATCGTCGCCGTAGGGACCCGTGCCGCCCTCCCGCATGCCCGCCCGACGACCCGGCGGATCGGGGAAGATGACTTTACCTTAATCGATTGGGGCGTGAACGAGGGGCTCTACATGAGCGACTTGACGCGTATGGTGCCCACAGCTAAAATTTCGCCCAAACTCCGTAAGCTGTATGGAGTTGTGTTAAAAGCACAGTTGGCTGGCATCGAGGCAATTCGCCCCGGAGTCACCTGCGAAGAGGTCGACCGCGCCGCCCGCAGCGTGATCGAGAAAGCAGGCTACGGCAAGCAGTTTGGCCATGGTCTGGGACACGGCGTCGGGCTGGAAATTCACGAGGCGCCCCGGCTGGCCCAAGGTCAGACCAGGGAACTGAAGCCGGGGATGATCATCACGGTCGAGCCGGGGATCTACTTCCCCGAGTGGGGCGGCATCCGGATCGAGGACGACATTCTCGTCACGCGGACCGGCCACGAAGTGCTGACCTCGGTGACGAAAGACCTCGATGAATGCCTCGTCGCGTAG
- the accC gene encoding acetyl-CoA carboxylase biotin carboxylase subunit, which produces MYQRILVANRGEIALRVIRACRELGIETVAIYSEADRGSHYLSLANEAYCVGPAKASESYLRIANVISAAEVGNVQAIHPGYGFLAENAHFNEICRSCNIDFIGPSPEAMAQLGDKDAARKLAKKAGVPVVPGSEGIITDPEEALRFAHEVGFPVLIKAVAGGGGRGMRVAANDLVLKSALQQAQQEAEAAFGNGAVYLEKYIEQPRHVEVQVLADSHGNAVHLWERDCSVQRRHQKLIEESPSRSISQETRLEMCEAARRLILTANYVNAATVEFIVDKDGKYYFIEVNARIQVEHPVTEMVTGIDLIKQQILIASGEPLPFKQEDIVHRGAAIECRINAEDPKRKFQPSPGKIERLIAPGGFGVRFDSHAHSGYVVPPYYDSMIGKLIVHRPTREEAISTMLRALAEMRVDGIKTTIPIHQEILSHSAFAEGRIDTTFVERTFGAD; this is translated from the coding sequence ATGTATCAACGCATCCTAGTCGCCAATCGAGGGGAGATCGCGCTGCGGGTCATTCGCGCCTGCCGCGAACTCGGCATCGAAACCGTGGCGATCTACAGCGAAGCCGATCGCGGTTCGCATTACCTTAGCCTGGCGAACGAAGCCTACTGCGTCGGCCCGGCAAAGGCGTCGGAAAGCTATCTGCGGATTGCCAACGTCATCAGCGCCGCCGAAGTCGGCAACGTTCAAGCGATTCACCCCGGCTACGGCTTCCTCGCGGAAAACGCCCACTTCAACGAGATCTGCCGCAGCTGCAACATCGACTTCATCGGCCCGTCGCCCGAGGCGATGGCTCAGCTCGGCGATAAAGACGCCGCCCGCAAGCTGGCGAAGAAGGCTGGCGTGCCGGTCGTCCCAGGTAGCGAAGGGATCATCACCGATCCCGAAGAAGCATTGCGGTTCGCCCACGAGGTCGGCTTCCCCGTGCTGATCAAGGCGGTCGCCGGCGGCGGCGGTCGCGGCATGCGGGTCGCGGCGAACGACCTCGTCCTCAAGTCGGCCTTGCAGCAAGCCCAGCAAGAGGCGGAAGCCGCGTTCGGCAACGGCGCCGTCTACCTCGAAAAATACATCGAACAGCCGCGGCACGTTGAAGTGCAGGTCCTCGCCGATAGCCATGGCAACGCGGTCCATCTCTGGGAACGCGACTGCTCAGTGCAGCGGCGCCACCAGAAGCTGATCGAAGAGAGCCCGAGCCGCAGCATCTCGCAAGAGACGCGCCTCGAAATGTGCGAAGCGGCTCGCCGGCTGATTCTCACCGCCAACTACGTCAACGCGGCGACGGTCGAATTCATCGTCGACAAGGACGGCAAGTACTACTTCATCGAAGTCAACGCTCGCATCCAGGTCGAACACCCGGTCACCGAAATGGTTACCGGCATCGATCTGATCAAACAGCAAATCTTGATCGCCTCGGGCGAGCCGTTGCCGTTTAAGCAGGAAGACATCGTCCACCGCGGCGCCGCGATCGAGTGCCGGATCAACGCCGAAGATCCGAAGCGCAAGTTCCAACCCTCGCCGGGCAAGATCGAGCGGCTGATCGCGCCGGGCGGTTTCGGCGTGCGGTTCGATTCGCATGCTCACAGCGGCTACGTCGTTCCGCCGTACTACGATTCGATGATCGGCAAGCTGATCGTGCATCGTCCCACCCGTGAAGAAGCCATTAGCACCATGCTCCGCGCCCTCGCGGAAATGCGTGTCGATGGCATCAAAACGACCATCCCCATCCACCAGGAAATCCTCAGCCACAGTGCGTTTGCCGAAGGTCGCATCGATACGACCTTCGTCGAGCGGACGTTCGGGGCTGACTGA
- a CDS encoding 6-pyruvoyl trahydropterin synthase family protein, producing MFRVTREIEFCYGHRLLNYAGKCRYLHGHNGVAIITIEGPDLDDRGMLVDFSDIKSAVSTWIDDNLDHRMLLHREDPVVPTLQEMGEPLYLLDQNPTAENIARLIYDESLKLKLPVPIVEVKLWETPKCFATYRPD from the coding sequence ATGTTTCGCGTTACGCGAGAGATCGAATTTTGCTACGGCCACCGCCTGTTGAACTACGCCGGTAAGTGCCGCTATCTCCATGGCCACAACGGAGTTGCGATCATCACGATCGAGGGGCCGGACCTCGACGATCGCGGCATGCTGGTCGATTTCTCGGACATTAAATCGGCGGTGAGCACCTGGATCGACGACAACCTCGACCACCGGATGCTCCTCCACCGCGAGGACCCGGTGGTGCCGACGCTGCAGGAGATGGGCGAGCCGCTCTACCTGCTCGACCAGAATCCGACGGCCGAGAACATCGCCCGGCTGATCTACGATGAAAGCCTGAAGCTGAAGCTGCCGGTGCCGATCGTCGAGGTGAAGCTGTGGGAAACGCCCAAGTGCTTCGCGACCTACCGACCTGATTGA